A single genomic interval of Streptomyces showdoensis harbors:
- a CDS encoding NB-ARC domain-containing protein, with amino-acid sequence MRGAVKGASLAALAAAVAAVASLAANAATSEDRWPGALDRIRQQPWWWVAGLAAVGVLAAVAMAWRQERGPGAAGDPPPPAAPSVPDWVVDRTERARAVKAVCRGRTVALTTSLEGAGGFGKTVLARAVAASPRVQRRFRGRVYTVTIGRDVRGRAAIAAKVAEVTRFVTDDSTAFDDPGLAGDHLGRLLARRPRTLLLIDDVWDAEQLDPFLRGGPRCVRLVTTRVPGVLPRGTERVPVDRMTPDQARAVLTRELPPLPETLVRDLLEATGGWALLLRLTNRLIAGRTSTGTDPVAAATETLRDLAAHGPAAVDADTAPPDLDDPVRRARAVRATVEAARTLLPPGGARRLAELAVFAEDESIPVPLVARLWAATGGLTEAGARSLCAEFDRLSLVSLTPDHGGRLTLHDVLRDYLHKELGDPAATALHGTLADTMGATPWNPGDDVRGYVLDHAIEHLLAAGRTQDAERVASDLRWIETRLHQRGPMAAWADLFDVPTELAAGMADDLTRAAHLLTPTDPPELLTGVLHDRLESLPLWSGRIAARRWDPDCASRPQLLHRSAPPDLPEPALLRTFLGHTGPVWSVGVTPDGTSLVTVGADGMARGLDPESGGEFDLDVRGGRFRVLAVDSDGGALATGGSGRTFHTWSPDRATPPVRAFGPVGGRGASVRALAVSGGRVATVATDGTLEIWGSGSGQHLGQAVPERGDEYTCVAFAPGGGWLAVGGRRHVWLMSSDLADTERRGPTAGAPVNAVALARNGGWMVTAEADGVLQIWDETPPHTVSRISAHHGPATAVAVSPDGTWLVSGGEDGSVAVWDRGTGACRARYRAHRGPVHAVAVTPHGDRLVSAGEDGAVRVWDSRELARPRSGDGGGMRTVTVVGVAGRLAVGHTDGRTRLHDGAGEDGGGPLSSPDGARDGELDGPVAFAPHGDWYAAVVRDGYGVRIRNTLPQPGAPVSDLDLGAGTSAHALAVAPDGTWLAVADSEGRLQLWDRSPERRTAIVPGPRASAGRAETVAVAPDGS; translated from the coding sequence GTGCGCGGTGCCGTCAAGGGAGCATCGCTCGCCGCGCTCGCCGCGGCCGTCGCCGCCGTGGCCTCGCTCGCGGCCAACGCGGCCACCTCGGAGGACCGTTGGCCCGGCGCGCTCGACCGGATCCGGCAGCAGCCGTGGTGGTGGGTCGCCGGACTCGCGGCCGTCGGCGTGCTGGCGGCCGTCGCCATGGCCTGGCGGCAGGAACGGGGCCCAGGGGCAGCGGGCGACCCGCCCCCGCCGGCGGCGCCGAGCGTCCCGGACTGGGTGGTCGACCGCACCGAACGCGCCCGCGCCGTCAAGGCGGTCTGCCGCGGGCGCACCGTCGCCCTCACCACCTCGCTGGAGGGCGCGGGCGGCTTCGGGAAGACCGTCCTCGCCCGGGCGGTGGCAGCGAGCCCCCGCGTACAGCGACGCTTCCGGGGCCGCGTCTACACCGTCACCATCGGGCGGGACGTCCGGGGCCGCGCCGCGATCGCGGCGAAGGTGGCCGAGGTGACGCGCTTCGTGACCGACGACAGCACCGCCTTCGACGACCCCGGCCTCGCCGGCGACCACCTCGGCCGCCTCCTCGCCCGGCGGCCGCGCACCCTGCTCCTCATCGACGACGTCTGGGACGCCGAACAGCTCGACCCCTTCCTGCGCGGCGGCCCCCGCTGCGTCCGCCTCGTCACCACCCGCGTCCCCGGCGTCCTGCCGCGCGGCACGGAGCGGGTCCCGGTCGACCGGATGACGCCCGACCAGGCCCGCGCCGTCCTCACCCGGGAACTGCCGCCGCTCCCCGAGACCCTCGTACGCGACCTCCTGGAAGCCACCGGCGGCTGGGCCCTCCTGCTGCGCCTCACCAACCGCCTGATCGCCGGCCGGACGTCCACCGGCACCGATCCGGTCGCGGCCGCGACGGAGACCCTCCGCGACCTGGCGGCGCACGGTCCGGCCGCCGTGGACGCGGACACCGCCCCGCCCGACCTCGACGATCCGGTACGCCGTGCCCGAGCGGTACGGGCGACCGTCGAGGCGGCCAGGACCCTGCTGCCCCCGGGCGGCGCCCGACGCCTCGCGGAACTCGCCGTGTTCGCCGAGGACGAGTCGATCCCCGTCCCGCTGGTCGCCCGCCTGTGGGCGGCCACCGGCGGCCTGACGGAGGCCGGTGCCAGGTCGCTGTGCGCCGAGTTCGACCGCCTGTCCCTCGTCTCGCTCACCCCGGACCACGGAGGCCGCCTCACCCTCCACGACGTGCTCCGCGACTATCTGCACAAGGAGCTGGGCGACCCGGCGGCGACCGCCCTCCACGGCACCCTGGCCGACACCATGGGCGCCACGCCCTGGAACCCCGGCGACGACGTCCGCGGCTACGTCCTCGACCACGCGATCGAGCACCTTCTCGCCGCCGGCCGGACGCAGGACGCGGAACGGGTCGCGAGCGACCTGCGCTGGATCGAGACCCGGCTCCACCAGCGCGGCCCCATGGCGGCCTGGGCCGACCTGTTCGACGTCCCCACCGAACTGGCCGCGGGCATGGCGGACGACCTCACCCGCGCCGCCCACCTGCTGACCCCGACCGATCCGCCGGAGCTTCTGACCGGCGTCCTGCACGACCGCCTGGAGTCGCTGCCCCTGTGGAGCGGCCGGATCGCCGCCCGCCGCTGGGACCCCGACTGCGCCTCCCGGCCCCAGCTCCTCCACCGCAGCGCCCCACCGGACCTGCCCGAACCGGCCCTGCTCCGCACCTTCCTCGGCCACACCGGGCCCGTATGGTCCGTCGGGGTCACCCCGGACGGCACCTCGCTCGTCACCGTCGGAGCCGACGGCATGGCCCGCGGGCTCGACCCGGAGAGCGGCGGCGAGTTCGACCTCGACGTCCGGGGCGGACGCTTCCGGGTCCTCGCGGTCGACTCCGACGGCGGCGCGCTGGCGACGGGCGGGTCCGGTCGCACCTTCCACACCTGGAGCCCGGACCGCGCCACCCCGCCGGTCCGCGCCTTCGGCCCGGTCGGGGGCCGCGGGGCCTCCGTGCGCGCCCTGGCGGTCTCCGGGGGCCGCGTCGCGACCGTCGCCACGGACGGCACCCTGGAGATCTGGGGTTCCGGCAGCGGGCAGCACCTCGGCCAGGCCGTCCCCGAACGGGGCGACGAGTACACCTGCGTGGCCTTCGCCCCCGGCGGCGGATGGCTGGCCGTCGGCGGCCGTCGGCACGTCTGGCTGATGTCCTCGGACCTCGCCGACACGGAGCGCCGCGGCCCCACCGCCGGAGCGCCGGTGAACGCCGTCGCCCTCGCCCGGAACGGCGGCTGGATGGTCACCGCCGAAGCGGACGGGGTGCTCCAGATCTGGGACGAGACACCGCCCCACACCGTCTCGCGGATCTCCGCGCACCACGGCCCCGCCACCGCCGTGGCGGTCTCGCCCGACGGGACCTGGCTGGTCAGCGGCGGCGAGGACGGCTCCGTCGCGGTCTGGGACCGGGGGACGGGCGCCTGTCGCGCCCGCTACCGCGCCCACCGGGGTCCGGTCCACGCCGTCGCCGTCACACCCCACGGCGATCGGCTCGTCAGCGCCGGGGAGGACGGCGCGGTCCGGGTCTGGGACAGCCGGGAACTCGCGCGGCCGCGGTCCGGCGACGGCGGGGGAATGCGCACGGTCACGGTCGTGGGAGTCGCCGGACGACTGGCCGTCGGGCACACGGACGGCCGGACGCGGCTCCACGACGGGGCCGGCGAGGACGGCGGCGGCCCGCTGTCGTCGCCCGACGGAGCACGCGACGGAGAACTCGACGGGCCGGTCGCCTTCGCCCCGCACGGCGACTGGTACGCGGCCGTCGTCCGTGACGGCTACGGGGTCCGGATCAGGAACACCCTCCCGCAACCGGGAGCGCCCGTCTCCGATCTCGATCTCGGCGCCGGCACCTCGGCGCACGCCCTGGCCGTGGCACCGGACGGCACCTGGCTCGCGGTCGCGGACTCCGAAGGCCGCCTCCAGCTGTGGGACCGCTCCCCAGAGCGCCGGACTGCGATCGTTCCGGGCCCCCGGGCCTCCGCGGGACGAGCGGAGACGGTCGCCGTCGCGCCCGACGGGTCCTGA
- a CDS encoding WD40 repeat domain-containing protein, giving the protein MLRHHPSRAAGDASAVYVVHLAPDRTAATHQVEIRSSERLTALAPTPDGTRLLTASSAGAVSHWDPRTGALLASVTDPDGPVHGLSVHPDGTWIATAGAMLRVRDAASGRTVAGARAETPFTSCAWLPDGRGLVAVGERGLYAYEFRA; this is encoded by the coding sequence GTGCTGCGCCACCACCCGTCCCGCGCGGCGGGGGACGCCTCCGCGGTGTACGTGGTCCACCTCGCGCCGGACCGCACCGCCGCCACCCACCAGGTCGAGATACGTTCCAGCGAGCGGCTCACCGCCCTCGCCCCCACCCCCGACGGCACCCGCCTCCTCACCGCCTCCTCCGCCGGCGCCGTGAGCCACTGGGACCCCCGCACCGGCGCCCTCCTCGCCTCCGTCACCGACCCCGACGGCCCGGTCCACGGGCTCTCCGTCCACCCCGACGGGACGTGGATCGCCACCGCCGGTGCCATGCTCCGGGTCCGGGACGCCGCCTCCGGCCGCACCGTCGCCGGCGCCCGCGCCGAGACGCCGTTCACCTCCTGCGCCTGGCTCCCCGACGGCCGGGGACTCGTCGCCGTCGGTGAACGCGGCCTGTACGCCTACGAGTTCCGCGCCTGA
- a CDS encoding deoxyguanosinetriphosphate triphosphohydrolase — translation MEGITEPTDHDTPGYDDAATERWAAEPDKRPGRTAFQRDRARVLHSAALRRLAGKTQVVTPGTLSHAWDASPRTRLTHSLECAQVGRELGAALGCDPDLVEAACLAHDMGHPPFGHNGEQALNDFAKDCGGFEGNAQSLRLLTRIEPKRFIADPDTGRPLSVGLNLTRAALDAATKYPWGRGGHPTDPGSPKFGVYDDDLPVFEWIRAGSPAHRKCFEAQVMDWSDDVAYSVHDVEDGLHAGHIDPNMLFAEPERADIWAVALGRYVPEDTDPQELADALDRLLDQDWWPHGYDGSAVAQARLKDATSQLIGRFCLAAEGATRQAFGSGRLTRYGAELVVPRETRNECAVLKAVADRYVMQRAEQEALRADQRIVLAELAEALTARAPEGLDPQFRALFVTAPDDRSRKRVIVDQIASLTDASARSLHARFRTPRR, via the coding sequence ATGGAAGGCATCACGGAACCCACGGACCACGACACCCCCGGCTACGACGACGCCGCCACCGAGCGCTGGGCCGCAGAGCCCGACAAACGGCCCGGGCGGACCGCCTTCCAGCGCGACCGGGCCCGGGTCCTGCACTCCGCCGCGCTGCGCAGGCTCGCCGGCAAGACGCAGGTCGTCACGCCCGGCACCCTCAGCCACGCCTGGGACGCCAGCCCCCGCACCCGGCTCACCCACTCCCTGGAGTGCGCCCAGGTCGGCCGCGAGCTCGGGGCCGCGCTCGGCTGCGACCCCGACCTCGTCGAGGCCGCCTGTCTCGCCCACGACATGGGCCACCCGCCCTTCGGGCACAACGGCGAGCAGGCCCTCAACGACTTCGCCAAGGACTGCGGCGGCTTCGAGGGCAACGCCCAGTCGCTGCGCCTGCTCACCCGCATCGAGCCCAAGCGGTTCATCGCCGACCCCGACACCGGCCGGCCGCTCAGCGTCGGACTCAACCTCACCCGCGCCGCCCTCGACGCCGCCACCAAGTACCCCTGGGGGCGCGGCGGCCACCCCACCGACCCCGGCTCGCCGAAGTTCGGCGTGTACGACGACGACCTGCCGGTCTTCGAGTGGATCCGGGCCGGCTCCCCGGCCCACCGCAAGTGCTTCGAGGCCCAGGTGATGGACTGGTCCGACGACGTGGCCTACTCGGTGCACGACGTCGAGGACGGCCTGCACGCCGGGCACATCGACCCCAACATGCTGTTCGCCGAGCCCGAGCGCGCCGACATCTGGGCCGTCGCCCTCGGACGCTACGTACCCGAGGACACCGACCCGCAGGAGCTCGCCGACGCCCTCGACCGGCTCCTCGACCAGGACTGGTGGCCGCACGGCTACGACGGATCGGCCGTCGCCCAGGCCCGCCTCAAGGACGCCACCAGCCAGCTCATCGGCCGCTTCTGCCTCGCCGCCGAGGGCGCCACCCGGCAGGCCTTCGGCTCCGGCCGCCTCACCCGCTACGGCGCCGAGCTCGTCGTCCCCCGCGAGACCCGCAACGAATGCGCCGTCCTCAAGGCCGTCGCCGACCGCTACGTGATGCAGCGCGCCGAACAGGAGGCGCTCCGCGCCGACCAGCGGATCGTCCTCGCCGAGCTCGCGGAGGCGCTCACCGCCCGTGCCCCCGAGGGGCTCGACCCGCAGTTCCGCGCCCTCTTCGTCACCGCCCCCGACGACCGTTCCCGCAAGCGGGTGATCGTCGACCAGATCGCCTCCCTCACCGACGCCTCCGCCCGCAGCCTCCACGCCCGCTTCAGGACCCCGCGCCGCTAG
- a CDS encoding NAD(P)/FAD-dependent oxidoreductase, whose amino-acid sequence MVDADQTFVIVGGGLAGAKAAETLRAEGFNGRVILIGDERDHPYERPPLSKGFLLGKEDRDSVFVHEPAWYAQADIELHLGQTVVSIDREARTVRLGDGTVIRYDKLLLATGAEPRRLDVPGTGLAGVHHLRRLAHAERLRHVLAALGRDNGHLVIAGAGWIGLEVAAAAREYGAEVTVIEPAPTPLHHVLGPELGQLFADLHAEHGVRFHFGAKITEITGQDGMVLAVRTDDGEEHPAHDVLAAVGAAPRTALAENSGLALVDRADGGGIAVDESLRTSDPDIFAVGDVAAAHHPSLHTRLRVEHWANALNGGPAAARAMLGRHVSYDRVPYFFSDQYDVGLEYSGWAPPGSYDQVVLRGDVGKREFIAFWLKDRRVLAGMNVNVWDVTERIQDLIRSRAAVDTDALADPSVPLEDLTDRVG is encoded by the coding sequence GTGGTCGACGCAGATCAGACCTTCGTCATCGTCGGCGGGGGACTCGCCGGAGCCAAGGCCGCGGAGACCCTCCGCGCCGAGGGGTTCAACGGCCGGGTGATCCTCATCGGCGACGAACGCGACCACCCCTACGAGCGTCCACCCCTCTCCAAGGGCTTCCTCCTCGGCAAGGAGGACCGGGACTCCGTCTTCGTCCACGAGCCCGCCTGGTACGCGCAGGCCGACATCGAGCTCCACCTCGGCCAGACCGTCGTCTCCATCGACCGCGAGGCCCGCACCGTCCGCCTCGGCGACGGCACCGTGATCCGCTACGACAAGCTGCTCCTCGCCACCGGCGCCGAGCCGCGCCGCCTCGACGTCCCCGGCACCGGACTCGCCGGCGTCCACCACCTGCGCCGCCTCGCCCACGCCGAGCGGCTGCGGCACGTCCTCGCCGCCCTCGGCCGCGACAACGGGCACCTGGTGATCGCCGGGGCCGGCTGGATCGGCCTGGAGGTCGCCGCCGCGGCCCGCGAGTACGGCGCCGAGGTCACCGTCATCGAGCCCGCCCCCACCCCGCTGCACCACGTCCTCGGCCCCGAACTCGGCCAGCTCTTCGCCGACCTGCACGCCGAGCACGGCGTCCGCTTCCACTTCGGCGCCAAGATCACCGAGATCACCGGCCAGGACGGCATGGTCCTCGCCGTCCGCACCGACGACGGCGAGGAGCACCCGGCCCACGACGTGCTCGCCGCCGTCGGCGCCGCCCCGCGCACCGCCCTCGCCGAGAACTCCGGCCTCGCCCTGGTCGACCGCGCCGACGGCGGCGGCATCGCCGTCGACGAGTCGCTGCGCACCTCGGACCCCGACATCTTCGCCGTGGGCGACGTCGCCGCCGCCCACCACCCGTCGCTGCACACCCGGCTGCGCGTCGAGCACTGGGCCAACGCCCTCAACGGCGGCCCCGCCGCCGCCCGCGCCATGCTCGGCCGGCACGTCTCCTACGACCGCGTCCCGTACTTCTTCTCCGACCAGTACGACGTCGGCCTGGAGTACTCGGGCTGGGCGCCCCCCGGCTCGTACGACCAGGTCGTGCTCCGCGGGGACGTCGGCAAGCGGGAGTTCATCGCCTTCTGGCTCAAGGACCGCCGGGTGCTCGCCGGGATGAACGTGAATGTGTGGGACGTCACAGAGCGGATCCAGGACCTGATCCGCTCCCGTGCCGCCGTGGACACCGACGCCCTGGCCGACCCGTCCGTCCCCCTGGAGGACCTGACCGACCGAGTCGGCTGA
- the dnaG gene encoding DNA primase, producing MAGRINDDDVKAVRDAVPIDAVVSEYLQLRNAGGGNLKGLCPFHDEKSPSFQVSPSKGLFHCFGCQEGGDTIAFVMKIDHLSFSETVERLAAKAGITLRYEEGGYNPGHQRGERTRLVEAHQAAAQYYAEQLGSAEAEIGRTFLAERGFDQAAAAHFGVGYSPAGWDHLTRFLRGKGFSDRELILSGLSQEGRRGPIDRFRGRLMWPIKDVGGDVVGFGARKLREDDNGPKYLNTPETPIYKKSQVLYGIDLAKKDIAKVSRAVVVEGYTDVMACHLAGVTTAIATCGTAFGGEHIKILRRLLMDNGSARVIFTFDGDAAGQKAALRAFEDDQKFAAETYIAIAPDGMDPCELRLAKGDEAVADLVQPRTPLFEFALRHIVSRYDLEIPSGRAAALDEAAPIVARIKNVASQHEVAVQLAGMLGILDTQFVVRRVAQIARWQRGGGKDQGPARDGARKQRTYGEVQAPVAPAGPALNLRSPAHRTERELLKLALQRPELVSPAFDAYGIDEFTAPPYAAVRQCIQDAGGATDAPSDYLDAVREAAPDDTVRALVTELAVETIFARTVDEAYAGDQLVTVRLRAVDRRIRDVQGTLARLGGNGDPGRVTAVQNELWVLTQYGQSLRNNGAAAL from the coding sequence GTGGCAGGCAGGATCAACGATGACGACGTGAAGGCGGTACGGGACGCGGTCCCGATCGACGCCGTCGTGTCCGAGTACCTCCAGCTGCGCAACGCGGGCGGCGGGAACCTGAAGGGTCTCTGCCCCTTCCACGACGAGAAGTCGCCCTCCTTCCAGGTCAGCCCGAGCAAGGGACTCTTCCACTGCTTCGGCTGCCAGGAGGGCGGCGACACCATCGCCTTCGTGATGAAGATCGACCACCTCTCCTTCTCGGAGACGGTCGAGCGCCTCGCCGCGAAGGCGGGCATCACCCTGCGCTACGAGGAGGGCGGGTACAACCCCGGCCACCAGCGCGGCGAACGCACCCGGCTGGTCGAGGCCCACCAGGCCGCCGCGCAGTACTACGCCGAGCAACTCGGCTCCGCCGAGGCCGAGATCGGCCGCACGTTCCTCGCCGAGCGCGGCTTCGACCAGGCCGCCGCCGCACACTTCGGCGTGGGCTACTCCCCGGCCGGCTGGGACCACCTCACCCGCTTCCTGCGCGGCAAGGGCTTCTCCGACCGCGAGCTGATCCTCTCCGGCCTCTCCCAGGAGGGCCGCCGCGGCCCCATCGACCGCTTCCGCGGCCGGCTCATGTGGCCGATCAAGGACGTCGGCGGCGACGTCGTCGGCTTCGGCGCCCGCAAGCTCCGCGAGGACGACAACGGGCCCAAGTACCTCAACACCCCCGAGACGCCGATCTACAAGAAGTCCCAGGTGCTCTACGGCATCGACCTGGCCAAGAAGGACATCGCCAAGGTCAGCCGCGCCGTCGTCGTCGAGGGCTACACCGACGTCATGGCCTGCCACCTGGCCGGCGTCACCACCGCCATCGCCACCTGCGGCACCGCCTTCGGCGGCGAGCACATCAAGATCCTGCGCCGCCTCCTCATGGACAACGGCTCGGCCCGCGTCATCTTCACCTTCGACGGCGACGCCGCCGGCCAGAAGGCCGCCCTGCGCGCCTTCGAGGACGACCAGAAGTTCGCCGCCGAGACCTACATCGCCATCGCCCCCGACGGCATGGACCCCTGCGAACTCCGCCTCGCCAAGGGCGACGAGGCCGTCGCCGACCTCGTCCAGCCGCGCACCCCGCTGTTCGAGTTCGCGCTGCGCCACATCGTGAGCCGCTACGACCTGGAGATCCCCTCCGGCCGGGCCGCCGCCCTCGACGAGGCCGCCCCGATCGTCGCCCGGATCAAGAACGTCGCCTCGCAGCACGAGGTCGCCGTCCAGCTCGCCGGCATGCTCGGCATCCTCGACACCCAGTTCGTCGTCCGCCGGGTCGCCCAGATCGCCCGCTGGCAGCGCGGCGGCGGCAAGGACCAGGGCCCGGCGCGCGACGGCGCCCGGAAGCAGCGCACCTACGGCGAGGTCCAGGCCCCCGTCGCCCCCGCCGGGCCCGCGCTCAACCTGCGCAGCCCCGCCCACCGCACCGAGCGCGAACTGCTCAAGCTGGCCCTGCAGCGCCCGGAGCTGGTCTCCCCGGCCTTCGACGCCTACGGCATCGACGAGTTCACCGCCCCGCCCTACGCAGCCGTCCGGCAGTGCATCCAGGACGCGGGCGGCGCCACCGACGCCCCCTCCGACTACCTCGACGCGGTCCGCGAGGCCGCGCCCGACGACACCGTCCGCGCGCTCGTCACCGAGCTCGCCGTCGAGACGATCTTCGCCAGGACCGTCGACGAGGCCTACGCGGGCGACCAGCTCGTCACCGTCCGGCTGCGCGCCGTCGACCGGCGCATCCGCGACGTCCAGGGCACCCTGGCGCGGCTCGGCGGCAACGGCGACCCGGGACGGGTGACGGCCGTGCAGAACGAGCTGTGGGTGCTCACCCAGTACGGGCAGTCGCTGCGCAACAACGGCGCCGCGGCCCTCTGA
- a CDS encoding RNA polymerase sigma factor, with protein MPSRPRTGSDHPPWRSPPVQTQTVPVSQDPTPAELGAVEQEPEVPPQRRRVDPGGSGGPSSDLFRQYLREIGRVPLLTAAEEVELARRVEAGLFAEEKLARTPDLDTRLALDLDRLVVLGRIAKRRLIEANLRLVVSVAKRYVGRGLTMLDLVQEGNLGLIRAVEKFDYARGYKFSTYATWWIRQAMSRALADQARTIRVPVHVVELINRVVRVQRRMLQERGYEPTAEEVAAQLDLAPERVGEVLRLAQEPVSLHAPVGEEEDVALGDLIEDGDAASPVESAAFLLLREHLEAVLSTLGERERKVVQLRYGLDDGRPRTLEEIGQLFGVTRERIRQIESKTLNKLRDHAYADQLRGYLD; from the coding sequence CTGCCGTCACGCCCCCGAACCGGCAGCGATCACCCACCCTGGAGGTCGCCCCCCGTGCAGACCCAGACCGTCCCCGTGTCCCAGGACCCCACTCCGGCCGAACTCGGCGCCGTCGAGCAGGAACCCGAAGTCCCGCCCCAGCGCCGCCGCGTGGATCCCGGCGGCAGCGGCGGCCCCTCCTCCGACCTCTTCCGGCAGTACCTCCGCGAGATAGGCCGCGTCCCGCTGCTCACCGCGGCGGAGGAGGTCGAACTCGCCCGCCGGGTCGAGGCGGGGCTCTTCGCCGAGGAGAAACTGGCCCGCACCCCCGACCTGGACACCCGGCTGGCCCTCGACCTGGACCGGCTCGTGGTGCTCGGCCGGATCGCCAAACGCCGGCTCATCGAGGCCAACCTGCGGCTCGTCGTCTCCGTGGCCAAGCGGTACGTGGGCCGCGGCCTGACCATGCTCGACCTGGTCCAGGAGGGCAACCTCGGCCTGATCAGGGCCGTCGAGAAGTTCGACTACGCCCGCGGCTACAAGTTCTCCACGTACGCGACCTGGTGGATCCGCCAGGCCATGTCCCGGGCCCTCGCCGACCAGGCCCGGACCATCCGCGTCCCCGTGCACGTCGTGGAGCTCATCAACCGGGTCGTCCGGGTCCAGCGCCGGATGCTCCAGGAACGCGGCTACGAGCCCACCGCCGAGGAGGTCGCCGCCCAGCTCGACCTCGCCCCCGAACGGGTCGGCGAGGTGCTGCGGCTCGCCCAGGAACCGGTCTCGCTGCACGCCCCCGTCGGCGAGGAGGAGGACGTCGCCCTCGGCGACCTCATCGAGGACGGCGACGCCGCGTCCCCCGTGGAGTCCGCCGCCTTCCTGCTGCTGCGCGAACACCTGGAAGCGGTGCTCTCCACCCTCGGCGAACGCGAACGCAAGGTCGTCCAGCTGCGCTACGGCCTCGACGACGGCCGGCCCCGCACCCTGGAGGAGATCGGACAGCTCTTCGGCGTGACCCGCGAACGCATCCGCCAGATCGAGTCCAAGACCCTCAACAAACTGCGGGACCACGCCTACGCGGACCAGCTGCGGGGCTACCTCGACTAG